In a genomic window of Pelecanus crispus isolate bPelCri1 chromosome 1, bPelCri1.pri, whole genome shotgun sequence:
- the IFNAR1 gene encoding interferon alpha/beta receptor 1, with protein sequence MEWKELPGCQNVTRRECDFSSAITEYYDTHHVRVRAERRKEVSPWSSIFEMIPYVIAQIGPPGIELQSTNGVIKIKVSPPEENQVRKLWIHFQYNLVIWENSSNAEFRSQSIFPTDVIDDLAPDTTYCLKVQATLPFELQEGLFSPIRCIKTTRKVNDLLCATNVSIFALNMEFYLHWNNQYKQHVSYNVQYLMGYLKKRHEGYSGEWLNVPGCENITDTQCNFSSIITATSGFYHLRVQAMSEYNKSCLSNEVKVDPLITNEIGPPGIKVDVSDVLLHIQISPPGGSESEVTRGYDDLSYWVLYWKNSSNNEEEIKMKEIKQTIGTLSDLMPSTLYCVKAQAFSRAYNKSSHYSKEQCIRTPGDKKIPLTILATFGTSLFAVLLVAALLTFGVYQAYNKIKYVFFPSCQPPLNIEGFGRQLFHSPYLSATEEPTENCSVIETIITEEVNQSDFKDYKHSTQSSRDSGNYSNDDDTSGSKVSEEMLEKEIV encoded by the exons ATGGAATGGAAGGAGTTACCTGGGTGCCAAAATGTTACTCGCAGGGAATGTGACTTTTCCTCAGCAATAACCGAATACTATGATACACATCATGTGCGTGTAAGggctgaaagaaggaaagaagtgtCTCCGTGGTCTAGTATTTTTGAAATGATTCCATATGTTATAG CTCAGATAGGTCCCCCAGGAATAGAGTTGCAGTCCACAAATGGAGTCATAAAAATTAAGGTTTCTCCTCCAGAAGAAAATCAGGTCCGAAAACTGTGGATACATTTTCAATATAATCTAGTTATCTGGGAAAATTCGTCAAATGCAGAG TTCAGAAGTCAAAGTATTTTTCCTACTGACGTAATTGATGATCTTGCACCAGATACTACCTATTGTTTGAAAGTTCAAGCAACTCTTCCTTTCGAGTTGCAAGAAGGCCTATTCAGTCCCATTCGTTGTATAAAAACCACCCGTAAAG TGAATGACCTACTCTGTGCAACAAATGTgagcatttttgctttgaatATGGAATTTTATCTGCATTGGAATAATCAGTATAAACAACATGTGAGCTACAATGTACAGTATCTCAT GGGGTATCTAAAGAAACGTCATGAAGGTTACTCAGGGGAGTGGCTCAATGTACCTGGATGTGAAAACATCActgatacacaatgcaatttctcatcTATCATCACTGCTACTTCTGGATTTTATCACCTCCGTGTGCAGGCCATGAGTGAATATAATAAATCATGCTTGTCTAATGAAGTAAAAGTAGATCCTCTGATAACAA ATGAAATTGGCCCTCCTGGTATAAAGGTGGACGTCAGTGATGTTTTGCTCCATATCCAGATTTCTCCTCCAGGAGGATCTGAGAGTGAAGTCACGAGGGGCTATGATGACTTGTCTTACTGGGTTCTGTATTGGAAGAATTCATCGAATAATGAG gaggAAATCAAAATGAAAGAGATAAAACAGACAATAGGGACACTCTCTGATCTAATGCCCTCGACTTTGTACTGTGTAAAAGCACAAGCATTCTCGAGGGCTTACAACAAAAGCAGTCATTACAGCAAAGAGCAATGCATCAGAACACCTGGAG aTAAAAAGATACCTCTGACCATTTTAGCGACATTTGGAACTTCCCTGTTTGCTGTCTTGCTTGTGGCTGCGCTACTTACTTTTGGCGTGTATCAAGCCTACAATAAAATCAAATATGTGTTCTTTCCATCATGCCAGCCTCCTTTGAACATCGAG GGATTTGGACGACAGCTCTTTCACAGTCCTTATCTGTCAGCTACAGAAGAACCAACAGAAAATTGTTCTGTCATTGAGACTATCATCACAGAAGAAGTAAATCAAAGCGATTTTAAAGACTACAAACATTCTACACAGAGCAGTCGAGATTCAGGAAATTATTCTAACGATGACGATACTTCAGGGAGCAAAGTGTCAGAAGAAATGCTAGAAAAGGAAATAGTgtaa